A genome region from Bacteroides stercoris ATCC 43183 includes the following:
- the hepC gene encoding heparin-sulfate lyase HepC, with protein sequence MKTIRYIFSIFLLMLAVVADAQQLRQEAFELINLDYPGLEKVKAACSRQKWEVAAQELLNYYRSRTGITHPDIDLKKLTISREEQKWADDALEHTFFVHKGYQPSYNYGKDINWEYWPVKDNELRWQLHRHKWFTPMGKAYRISGDEKYAKEWVHQYIDWVQKNPLVNMKQDEFELVSAGEVKEDADNVYFAWRQLEVSNRLQDQTCQFLLFCSASAFTPEFLTEFIVNYHRHGVHLLKNYSAEGNHLLFEAQRMVYAGVFFPELKDAAIWRESGINILNREIKKQVYNDGGQYELDPHYHLAAINIFCKALRMADCNGFRNEFPSEYLDTVKNMIAFYANICFPDYTNPCFSDAKLGDYQAELANYRDWLALFPDCDWIRYYATEGREGAPFPYLSHGALTSGFFTFRNGWKQDATVMVVKAGPKGEWHCQPDNGTFELWFNGRNLFPDTGAYVYAGSAEVMKLRNWFRQTRVHNTLTLDGCNLETTQSVTGLWQPEGKEQILVTENPGYKGLKHRRTVFFVDQAYFVIVDEATGNARGTVNLNYHFREGAVNVDAEKNMVTTAYEGPSNVKLQCFPEKSASLRAEEGWRSTAYRQRVARTSVAFDTNKDDAEAVRYITVIYPVKDVAAYPALEAKFLNKGYDEKGVEVEVSVNGTVRRLASRLN encoded by the coding sequence ATGAAGACAATAAGATACATTTTTAGCATTTTCTTGCTTATGCTTGCTGTTGTTGCAGACGCACAGCAACTAAGACAGGAGGCTTTTGAACTGATAAATTTGGATTATCCGGGTTTGGAGAAAGTAAAAGCGGCATGCTCCCGGCAGAAGTGGGAGGTGGCGGCACAGGAACTGTTGAATTATTACCGTAGCCGTACCGGTATTACACATCCGGATATAGACTTGAAAAAACTCACTATATCCAGGGAAGAACAGAAATGGGCGGATGATGCTTTGGAGCATACCTTCTTTGTACATAAAGGCTATCAGCCTTCCTACAACTACGGCAAAGATATTAACTGGGAGTACTGGCCGGTAAAAGACAATGAGTTGCGTTGGCAGCTTCATCGTCATAAGTGGTTTACGCCTATGGGCAAGGCATACCGTATCTCCGGAGATGAGAAATATGCAAAGGAGTGGGTACATCAATATATAGATTGGGTTCAGAAAAACCCGCTGGTGAACATGAAGCAGGATGAGTTCGAACTTGTCAGTGCCGGTGAGGTAAAGGAAGATGCCGACAATGTATATTTTGCATGGCGGCAACTGGAAGTCAGCAACCGTTTGCAGGACCAGACCTGCCAGTTCCTTTTGTTTTGTTCCGCATCGGCGTTTACTCCGGAGTTCCTGACCGAGTTTATCGTCAATTATCACCGCCATGGCGTACATCTCCTGAAAAATTATTCTGCAGAAGGTAACCACCTGCTGTTTGAAGCCCAACGTATGGTTTATGCCGGTGTTTTCTTTCCGGAACTGAAAGATGCCGCCATTTGGAGAGAAAGCGGAATCAATATCCTGAATCGTGAAATCAAGAAGCAAGTATACAATGACGGCGGACAGTACGAGCTGGATCCCCATTATCACCTTGCGGCAATCAACATATTCTGCAAGGCCTTGCGCATGGCAGATTGTAACGGTTTCCGCAATGAGTTTCCGTCGGAATATCTGGATACGGTCAAGAATATGATCGCTTTCTATGCCAACATTTGTTTCCCCGACTATACCAATCCTTGTTTCAGTGATGCCAAGTTGGGCGATTATCAGGCAGAACTTGCCAACTACCGCGATTGGCTTGCATTGTTCCCCGACTGCGATTGGATACGTTATTATGCGACAGAAGGGCGTGAAGGCGCTCCTTTCCCTTATCTTTCCCACGGGGCATTGACATCCGGTTTCTTTACTTTCAGAAACGGTTGGAAGCAAGATGCAACGGTCATGGTAGTTAAAGCCGGACCTAAAGGAGAGTGGCATTGCCAGCCGGATAACGGTACTTTCGAACTCTGGTTCAACGGCAGGAATCTGTTTCCCGATACCGGTGCATACGTCTATGCCGGAAGTGCCGAAGTGATGAAACTGCGCAACTGGTTCCGCCAGACACGTGTACATAACACCCTGACCTTGGACGGATGCAACCTTGAAACCACGCAGTCCGTAACCGGATTGTGGCAGCCGGAAGGTAAGGAGCAGATACTGGTAACGGAAAATCCCGGTTATAAGGGGTTGAAACATCGTCGTACCGTTTTTTTTGTGGACCAGGCCTATTTTGTAATAGTGGACGAAGCCACAGGTAATGCCAGAGGAACCGTGAATTTGAATTATCATTTCCGTGAAGGTGCGGTAAACGTTGATGCGGAGAAGAATATGGTGACTACGGCTTATGAGGGTCCGAGTAATGTGAAGTTGCAATGTTTTCCGGAAAAAAGCGCGTCTTTAAGAGCGGAAGAGGGCTGGCGTTCCACTGCCTACCGTCAGCGCGTAGCCCGTACTTCGGTAGCTTTCGATACCAATAAGGATGATGCGGAGGCCGTGCGCTACATAACGGTTATCTATCCGGTGAAGGATGTTGCCGCTTACCCGGCACTTGAAGCAAAATTCCTGAACAAAGGTTATGATGAGAAAGGGGTTGAGGTCGAAGTTTCCGTCAACGGTACGGTACGTCGGTTGGCATCGCGGCTGAACTGA
- a CDS encoding aldose epimerase family protein — MYFFSPFLLILVHSLLVSCSRTGTPGFTIAREDSLRYEGKTVELFRMTNRNGMTVKVTNYGASLTFVSAPDKEGVFAPVVLGLDSLRYYLGRQPKLGATVGRYANRIRNAELVLNDRVYYLDKNNKGHSIHGGVKGFHTRVFNTDTSYVVKDTAVIRFSYLSPDAEGGFPGNLNISLAYKLTHNNEVILDYRASTDKPTVVNLTNHSYFNLTGCKESVLNHYCMIDGDSITPVDAAGIPTGELMAVAGTEYDFRTLQPLGGRIGELKKGYDTNYKLNKQPGTLALAAKIVEPESGRVLKAYTTEPGIQFYTPAANLDYLKGHGKQSYGRYYGFCLEMQHFPDSPHNPHFPTTVLLPGETYRQTTVYRFETLSETE, encoded by the coding sequence ATGTATTTTTTTTCTCCCTTTCTTCTGATACTTGTTCATTCATTGCTGGTATCATGCAGCCGTACGGGCACACCCGGCTTTACGATAGCGAGGGAAGACAGTTTGCGGTATGAAGGCAAGACAGTTGAACTGTTCAGAATGACTAACAGGAATGGAATGACGGTTAAGGTTACCAATTATGGGGCTTCTTTAACATTTGTTTCCGCTCCTGATAAAGAGGGCGTTTTTGCTCCGGTAGTTTTAGGACTTGACAGCTTGCGATATTATCTGGGCAGACAACCCAAGCTTGGTGCTACGGTAGGGCGTTATGCAAATAGAATAAGGAATGCGGAACTTGTTTTGAATGACCGGGTCTATTATCTGGATAAAAACAATAAAGGGCATTCCATTCATGGTGGCGTCAAGGGATTTCATACCCGGGTTTTTAATACGGATACGTCCTATGTGGTGAAGGATACGGCAGTGATTCGCTTTAGTTATCTGAGCCCTGATGCGGAAGGGGGATTTCCGGGAAATCTGAATATATCGTTGGCTTATAAATTGACGCATAACAATGAAGTGATTCTGGATTACAGGGCATCGACCGACAAGCCGACTGTGGTTAATCTGACAAATCACAGTTATTTCAATTTAACGGGGTGTAAGGAGTCTGTACTGAACCATTATTGTATGATTGACGGGGATTCGATTACACCGGTTGATGCCGCAGGTATTCCTACCGGAGAACTTATGGCGGTGGCGGGTACGGAATACGACTTCAGAACCTTGCAGCCGCTTGGCGGGCGCATTGGAGAACTTAAAAAAGGATATGATACCAATTATAAACTCAATAAGCAGCCGGGAACTTTGGCGCTTGCAGCTAAAATTGTAGAGCCGGAATCCGGTCGGGTACTGAAGGCGTATACCACCGAACCGGGTATACAGTTCTATACTCCGGCAGCTAATCTGGACTATCTGAAAGGGCATGGCAAGCAGTCATATGGGCGGTATTACGGATTTTGTCTCGAAATGCAACATTTTCCGGATTCGCCTCATAATCCGCATTTTCCGACTACCGTGTTGCTGCCGGGAGAGACTTACCGGCAAACCACGGTCTACAGATTTGAAACATTATCCGAAACAGAATAA
- a CDS encoding RagB/SusD family nutrient uptake outer membrane protein has protein sequence MKKYKTIALGALIATGFASCELTEKPTSYYEKDTYFQTADQAKMSVVGIYDCLATNNHYGQFEMAMPASDDTYYIQGTGTDNTRRDIAHYMVKPTNTWIADLWKYKYMGIDRANFAIEGIENMAGYEEDTSLKELVAQAKFLRAFLAFDLVKYWGDVPFKTDYTAGYESAFNGRISREEIYDYIIEDLDFAKENLQKGSASLSPEIPSQGAAHAMLMRVYLQRAGYSLQQDGSLNRPADDKRKAYFDAVIAEWTAFQNKGYHNFHPGGYLKLFQGYSGGVLNSMENLWEIAFNPTGSGYKDNSGTWATYNGPAVEAPGKGAPAESMGRANAFFRVLPVWKDFFEANDERRDVMVCTYQYKWDADKKAHKLVENKKLTDWYPGKWRREWMPKGFVDPNNTGVNYCPLRYADVVLMAAEAYNEIGNTPEAWRLLNEVRHRAGATETNSLQAYKTAQPNLYELPYFNSGDEADNFRTALYWERGFELAFEGQRKYDLLRWGILGDALKLFQSKMDKSLKGKYVAGDKFIKGKHELFPIPLGELQANPALKNQNNPGYE, from the coding sequence ATGAAAAAATATAAAACAATTGCGCTTGGCGCACTGATTGCAACTGGATTTGCCTCTTGTGAACTGACAGAAAAACCAACTTCTTATTATGAGAAGGATACCTATTTTCAAACAGCCGACCAGGCAAAGATGTCAGTCGTGGGGATTTATGACTGTTTGGCTACAAACAACCATTACGGACAGTTTGAAATGGCTATGCCGGCGTCGGATGACACTTATTATATACAAGGTACTGGTACAGACAATACACGGCGTGATATAGCACATTATATGGTGAAACCGACGAATACTTGGATTGCTGATTTATGGAAGTACAAATATATGGGAATAGACCGGGCTAATTTTGCTATTGAAGGCATTGAAAATATGGCTGGGTATGAAGAAGATACTTCTTTGAAAGAGCTGGTGGCCCAGGCTAAATTTTTACGTGCATTTTTGGCTTTCGATTTAGTGAAATATTGGGGAGATGTTCCATTTAAGACCGACTACACCGCTGGATATGAAAGTGCCTTTAATGGTCGTATAAGCCGTGAGGAGATATATGATTATATTATTGAAGATTTGGACTTTGCGAAAGAAAATCTTCAGAAAGGGAGTGCTTCGCTTTCACCGGAGATACCTTCGCAGGGAGCTGCTCATGCAATGCTGATGCGTGTTTACTTGCAACGGGCAGGTTATAGTTTGCAGCAAGACGGTAGTTTGAACCGACCGGCCGACGACAAGAGAAAGGCCTATTTTGATGCTGTAATTGCCGAATGGACTGCTTTCCAGAATAAAGGTTATCATAACTTTCACCCGGGCGGTTATTTGAAGTTGTTCCAGGGTTATTCCGGAGGAGTTTTGAATTCGATGGAAAATCTGTGGGAGATAGCTTTTAATCCGACAGGAAGTGGTTATAAGGATAATTCCGGTACTTGGGCTACGTATAATGGTCCTGCGGTAGAAGCGCCGGGCAAGGGTGCTCCTGCTGAATCAATGGGGCGTGCCAACGCGTTCTTCCGTGTGTTACCTGTCTGGAAAGATTTCTTTGAGGCAAATGATGAGCGTAGAGATGTAATGGTATGTACTTACCAATATAAATGGGATGCCGATAAGAAAGCACATAAGTTGGTTGAAAATAAGAAACTGACGGATTGGTATCCGGGCAAATGGCGTAGGGAGTGGATGCCGAAAGGCTTTGTAGATCCTAATAATACAGGGGTAAATTATTGTCCGTTGCGTTATGCTGATGTGGTATTGATGGCAGCCGAGGCTTATAATGAGATTGGCAATACTCCGGAAGCCTGGAGGTTATTGAATGAAGTAAGACATCGTGCCGGAGCTACTGAAACCAATTCATTGCAGGCATACAAGACTGCACAGCCTAATCTCTATGAACTTCCCTATTTTAACAGCGGTGATGAGGCAGACAATTTCCGTACTGCTCTTTATTGGGAACGCGGTTTTGAACTGGCTTTTGAAGGTCAGCGTAAATATGACTTATTACGTTGGGGTATTTTGGGTGATGCTTTAAAATTATTCCAAAGCAAAATGGATAAATCGCTAAAAGGCAAATATGTTGCAGGCGACAAATTTATAAAAGGCAAACATGAACTGTTTCCTATACCTTTGGGCGAGTTGCAGGCCAATCCCGCTTTAAAAAATCAGAATAATCCGGGTTATGAATAA
- a CDS encoding DUF4995 domain-containing protein: MKKISLSCFIAVVALCVFSGCSPKQPEKDYTWLKQGIETAALQLKFTVAEIGDSIRLPRSIWTGYDTDFLCRQLDKKQLTGKDSARLKPIHDNLGSRRYCFSIYDWTSGFFPGNLWLAYQLTGDESLRESAVKFTNYLYPLREYKGTHDIGFMMNCSYGNANRLSPADSVRSALIQTADNLCGRFNPEIGCIRSWNFGKWNFPVIIDNMMNLDLLFYATRLTGDDKYKELALTHARTTMKNHFRDDYSSYHVVSYNNDGTVEKKCTHQGKSDASSWARGQAWGLYGYTSCYRESKDVQFLRQAENIASLIMRRVKTEDAVPLWDYDAPDTPQTPRDASAAAITASALIELSTLVEDGQAYMEYAGKLLKSLSSDGYLAKPGTNRGFILMHSTGSLPNGSEIDTPLNYADYYYLEALLRYMQVKEIDYKHI, translated from the coding sequence ATGAAGAAAATATCATTATCTTGTTTTATTGCTGTTGTCGCATTATGCGTATTTTCTGGCTGCTCTCCCAAACAACCGGAAAAAGATTATACCTGGCTGAAACAGGGAATAGAAACGGCTGCGTTACAATTGAAATTTACCGTGGCTGAAATCGGAGATTCAATCCGGTTGCCCCGTTCCATCTGGACGGGCTATGACACGGACTTTTTATGTCGTCAGCTGGATAAGAAACAGTTGACAGGCAAAGACTCTGCCCGGCTGAAACCCATACATGATAATTTGGGCTCCCGCCGTTATTGCTTTTCCATTTACGATTGGACAAGCGGTTTTTTCCCCGGCAATCTTTGGCTCGCTTATCAACTTACCGGCGATGAAAGCTTGAGGGAAAGCGCTGTGAAGTTCACTAATTATCTTTATCCGCTGCGTGAGTACAAAGGTACGCATGATATAGGTTTTATGATGAATTGCAGCTACGGTAACGCCAATCGTTTATCTCCTGCCGACAGCGTCCGCAGTGCATTGATACAAACAGCGGATAACCTGTGCGGCCGTTTCAATCCGGAGATAGGCTGTATCCGTTCCTGGAACTTCGGGAAGTGGAATTTCCCCGTTATCATAGACAATATGATGAACCTGGACCTGCTGTTTTATGCCACTCGCCTGACCGGTGATGATAAATATAAGGAGCTTGCCTTGACACACGCACGGACTACGATGAAAAATCATTTTAGAGATGATTATTCATCCTACCATGTAGTCAGTTACAATAACGATGGAACGGTGGAAAAAAAGTGCACGCATCAGGGAAAGAGTGACGCATCGTCATGGGCGCGCGGACAAGCATGGGGATTATATGGCTACACATCCTGTTATCGCGAGTCTAAGGATGTGCAATTTTTGCGGCAGGCCGAAAATATAGCCTCGTTAATCATGCGGCGCGTAAAGACGGAAGATGCAGTTCCCTTGTGGGATTATGATGCGCCCGACACGCCTCAGACGCCTCGTGACGCATCTGCTGCCGCTATTACCGCTTCCGCCCTGATAGAACTGAGCACGCTTGTTGAAGACGGACAAGCCTATATGGAGTATGCCGGGAAGTTGCTCAAAAGCCTTTCGTCCGACGGGTATTTGGCAAAACCGGGAACCAACCGGGGCTTTATACTGATGCATTCAACGGGCTCATTGCCGAACGGCTCCGAAATAGATACGCCGCTCAACTATGCCGATTATTATTATCTGGAGGCATTGCTCCGTTATATGCAGGTAAAAGAGATTGATTATAAGCATATTTAA
- a CDS encoding cupin domain-containing protein translates to MKTKSWKKYMCLMGISLMMMPAVCAMQTAEGGNGDNPVKKTRSTTFISGEKAWEPAGEGVTRQIMGYDGQVMLVKVKFEKGAIGTPHTHYHTQTTYVASGKFEFTVGNEKKTVKAGDGIYIEPDILHGCVCLEPGVLIDCFAPMRSDFLK, encoded by the coding sequence ATGAAAACGAAAAGCTGGAAAAAGTACATGTGTTTAATGGGTATTTCACTTATGATGATGCCGGCTGTCTGCGCAATGCAAACGGCTGAAGGCGGAAATGGGGACAATCCCGTTAAAAAAACGCGTAGCACTACTTTTATTAGTGGAGAAAAGGCGTGGGAACCCGCAGGAGAAGGCGTGACCCGGCAGATTATGGGGTATGACGGACAGGTAATGCTGGTAAAAGTGAAATTTGAAAAAGGAGCGATAGGTACTCCTCATACTCACTACCATACCCAAACCACTTATGTGGCAAGTGGAAAGTTTGAGTTTACGGTGGGGAATGAGAAGAAAACGGTAAAGGCAGGTGACGGTATTTACATCGAACCTGATATTTTACACGGATGTGTCTGTCTGGAACCGGGGGTACTTATAGACTGCTTTGCTCCAATGAGAAGTGATTTCTTGAAATGA
- a CDS encoding SusC/RagA family TonB-linked outer membrane protein gives MYKLKELFLMFILAFVSISAYAQSLTVTGKVIDSEGYEVIGGSVTIKGAAGVGTVTDVNGNYSLKVNDASKDVLVFSYVGMTSQEVKVNGKNVINVTLKADAVLLDEVVAIGYATVKRKDLTGSVASVNSKELSKVPTSDITQALAGRMAGVQVMQSEGAPGASISIRVRGGISITQSNEPLYIIDGFPSEDGMSTLDPAEIETIDILKDASATAIYGARGANGVVVITTKSGGKESKATVTFDSYVGFKKIAKKLDVLSTAEFAMLDYERRVYDATTQEDWDKDITAFETLYGKYSDIGTNYSNRKGIDWQDETLGRTALTQNYRVGVSGGTDKLNYNLAYSYYDEEGAMVYSGNKKHNISFNMNHKLNDRLSVNARVSYDQMKVYGMGTSEGGDRFNKMQHILQYRPMIGIGGTDDLLLGDEDPIFVDDTGNVMQNPLLSAAEETNDREYRTFQANGGFTLKLFKGFSFRNTTGMRYQTRRNDIFYGDKSITAKRSSINGSIQNLENSSFQTSNVLNYTWSGKGHDVTAMVGQEYVNRWSRNFKAAAANFPNDDIGLGDLSLGLPTAVSSAENYDDKLLSFFTRVNYGFKDKYLFTASFRADGSSKFGKNNKWGYFPAFSAAWRLGEEEFIKNLNVFSDLKVRLGYGMAGNNRIDSYLSLAVLNSVTYPNGDSTQSGYVPKQIPNPDLKWEANKTFNFGLDFGFFNQRLTISPEFYINRSSNLLLSAKLPTSAGYDSMVINAGETENKGIDLTINSTNIMTKNFTWNTSVTLSHNKNSVKQLTGEEVQLWEANFGYSQNTHIIGINQPLGQMYGYITEGLYQVSDFDYDATTQTYTLKDGIPYAGDKANVKPGMWKFKNVDGSEDNKITEEDKTVIGNAYPKFYGGINNTFTYKDFDLSIFLTYSFGNDVLNATKLTNTKTALQNKNVLAAADSHNRWVLVNKSGELITDPQEMAEINRGKTVAAIYDNEVGDTYIHSWAVEDGSFLKLSNITLGYTFPKKIIEKIGISKLRLYATGSNLLTWTKYSGFDPEVSTMGNGLTPGVDFGAYPKSRSFVFGINLAF, from the coding sequence ATGTACAAATTAAAAGAACTGTTTTTAATGTTTATCCTCGCCTTTGTGAGCATATCCGCATATGCGCAAAGTCTGACCGTTACCGGTAAGGTCATTGATAGTGAGGGTTATGAAGTAATCGGTGGTAGTGTTACCATTAAAGGCGCCGCCGGCGTTGGAACCGTTACGGATGTAAACGGTAACTACTCCTTAAAAGTAAATGACGCATCCAAAGATGTACTCGTCTTTTCGTACGTGGGTATGACTTCCCAAGAAGTAAAGGTCAATGGTAAGAATGTAATCAATGTAACGTTGAAGGCTGATGCCGTGTTACTGGATGAAGTAGTAGCAATCGGTTATGCCACGGTTAAGCGTAAGGACTTGACTGGGTCTGTGGCATCGGTGAACAGTAAGGAACTTTCCAAAGTGCCGACAAGTGATATTACCCAGGCATTGGCAGGACGTATGGCCGGTGTACAGGTAATGCAGAGTGAAGGTGCGCCGGGAGCTTCTATTTCGATTCGTGTCCGTGGAGGTATTTCTATTACACAGAGCAATGAGCCTCTTTATATTATCGATGGTTTTCCCAGCGAAGATGGTATGTCTACGCTCGACCCTGCTGAAATTGAGACTATCGATATTTTGAAGGATGCGTCTGCTACGGCTATTTATGGAGCTCGTGGTGCTAACGGCGTTGTAGTTATTACTACAAAAAGTGGTGGTAAAGAAAGCAAGGCTACGGTAACTTTTGACAGCTATGTCGGTTTCAAAAAAATAGCCAAGAAATTGGATGTTCTTTCTACGGCAGAGTTTGCAATGTTGGATTATGAACGCCGTGTGTACGATGCTACTACTCAAGAAGATTGGGATAAGGATATTACGGCTTTTGAAACATTGTACGGAAAATATAGTGATATCGGAACTAACTATTCCAATCGTAAAGGGATAGATTGGCAGGATGAAACGTTGGGGCGTACTGCGTTGACTCAAAACTACCGTGTAGGAGTTTCCGGTGGAACAGATAAGCTGAATTACAACTTGGCATATTCTTACTATGATGAAGAGGGTGCTATGGTGTATAGCGGTAATAAAAAACATAACATATCATTCAATATGAATCATAAATTGAATGACCGTTTAAGTGTTAATGCCCGTGTCAGCTATGATCAAATGAAAGTTTATGGTATGGGTACTTCTGAAGGTGGTGACCGTTTTAACAAGATGCAGCATATTTTGCAGTATCGTCCTATGATAGGAATTGGAGGTACAGATGATTTGCTGTTAGGAGATGAAGACCCGATTTTTGTGGACGATACCGGTAATGTAATGCAGAATCCTCTGCTTTCTGCTGCTGAAGAAACCAATGATCGTGAGTATCGTACTTTTCAAGCCAATGGTGGCTTTACTTTAAAGCTTTTTAAAGGATTTTCGTTCCGCAATACAACAGGTATGCGCTACCAGACACGTCGTAATGATATTTTTTACGGTGATAAGTCTATAACGGCAAAGCGTTCCAGTATTAATGGAAGCATTCAAAATCTGGAGAACAGCAGTTTCCAAACATCAAATGTCTTGAATTATACTTGGTCGGGTAAAGGACACGATGTAACAGCCATGGTTGGTCAGGAATACGTAAACCGTTGGAGTCGTAATTTCAAAGCGGCAGCCGCCAATTTCCCGAACGATGATATTGGTTTAGGCGACCTTTCACTGGGATTGCCGACAGCTGTTTCATCTGCTGAAAATTATGATGACAAGCTCCTTTCTTTCTTTACACGTGTTAACTATGGCTTTAAGGATAAATATTTGTTTACCGCTTCTTTCCGTGCAGACGGTTCTTCTAAATTTGGTAAGAATAATAAGTGGGGATATTTCCCGGCTTTTTCTGCAGCCTGGCGTTTGGGAGAAGAAGAATTTATTAAGAATTTGAATGTTTTTTCGGATTTGAAAGTTCGTTTAGGTTATGGTATGGCTGGTAATAATCGTATAGACAGTTATCTGAGTCTGGCAGTATTGAATTCCGTCACTTATCCTAATGGTGATTCTACTCAATCAGGCTATGTACCCAAGCAGATTCCTAATCCGGACCTTAAATGGGAAGCTAACAAGACATTCAATTTCGGTCTTGATTTTGGTTTCTTCAATCAGCGTTTGACTATTTCTCCCGAATTTTATATCAATCGCAGCAGTAATCTGTTGCTGAGTGCAAAATTGCCAACATCGGCAGGTTATGACAGTATGGTCATCAATGCCGGTGAAACAGAAAATAAAGGTATTGATTTGACTATCAACTCAACTAATATTATGACCAAGAACTTTACTTGGAATACTTCTGTAACCTTATCGCACAATAAAAATTCTGTAAAACAGTTGACGGGAGAAGAAGTGCAACTTTGGGAAGCTAATTTCGGATATAGCCAAAACACACATATTATCGGTATAAACCAACCGTTGGGGCAGATGTACGGTTATATTACAGAAGGCTTGTATCAGGTGTCTGATTTTGATTATGATGCAACCACCCAAACTTATACATTGAAAGATGGCATTCCTTATGCAGGCGATAAAGCCAATGTGAAACCCGGTATGTGGAAATTTAAGAATGTAGACGGTAGCGAAGACAATAAAATAACAGAGGAAGACAAGACTGTTATTGGTAATGCGTATCCTAAATTTTATGGCGGTATCAATAATACATTCACTTATAAAGACTTTGATTTGAGCATTTTCTTGACTTACAGCTTTGGCAATGATGTACTTAATGCAACTAAGTTGACTAACACAAAGACAGCTTTGCAGAATAAGAACGTTTTGGCTGCGGCCGATTCTCATAATCGCTGGGTTTTAGTGAATAAGTCAGGTGAATTAATTACCGACCCTCAGGAAATGGCTGAGATTAATAGAGGTAAGACCGTTGCCGCTATCTATGATAATGAAGTTGGTGATACTTATATTCATTCTTGGGCGGTAGAAGACGGTTCCTTCCTGAAACTTAGTAATATCACTTTAGGATATACTTTCCCGAAGAAAATAATCGAAAAGATAGGTATCAGTAAGTTACGTCTTTATGCAACAGGTTCTAATTTATTAACTTGGACTAAATATTCAGGTTTCGATCCGGAAGTATCCACAATGGGTAACGGTTTGACACCGGGCGTTGACTTCGGTGCTTATCCTAAAAGCCGTTCATTTGTTTTCGGTATTAATTTAGCTTTCTAA